One part of the Lytechinus pictus isolate F3 Inbred chromosome 3, Lp3.0, whole genome shotgun sequence genome encodes these proteins:
- the LOC135153730 gene encoding uncharacterized protein LOC135153730, with protein sequence MTENSWLSLIQASITNAFLRDISCCSFSSSSYIAILRIYISHYYIIISVTITKAIPSIHPTLTTLLCDDATETILLHNTTASIGIPGVSRSLLHLTTGLYLASGALRVHLLIAVHLVLVREGIA encoded by the exons ATGACTGAG AACAGCTGGTTGAGCCTGATCCAAGCCTCCATTACCAATGCATTCCTCAGGGACATCTCCTGCtgctccttctcctcctcctcctacatAGCCATCCTCCGCATCTACATCAGCCATTACTACATCATCATCTCCGTGACCATCACCAAGGCCATTCCCAGCATCCATCCCACCCTTACTACCCTCCTTTGCGACGATGCTACCGAAACCATCCTCCTCCACAATACCACCGCCTCCATCGGCATCCCTGGTGTCTCCAGAAGTCTTCTCCATCTCACCACCGGTCTCTACCTTGCCAGTGGTGCCCTCCGAGTACACCTTCTCATTGCTGTTCACCTCGTACTGGTGCGAGAAGGGATCGCCTGA